The genome window CCGGCTCCTTCCGTATGTGGCTCCGTCCGCGCCATCGTGGATGACCCACGCACTTGTTACCTGCGGAACGGAGCCGCCGCTAAATGCTGACTGGAGGGCTGCCGGTCGTCCGCGGGGGCACTGAAGGCGACATATGGTGGAGACTTCCGCATCGTCGCGCAGCAGGGGTGTGGCGAGTCTGCTGCGGTTCCTCTGATCGCCGTCGCGATCTCGGTCGCGGAGGGCGACGGCGGACCGCAGCCGGCGACGGACGCTCCGAAAACGCGTGTCGCGCGATGCAGATCGCTGGACCGGCTGAAGCCGGTGCGGACGCCCGGGAGCTCGCGCGACTTGTCCCGGCGGCGGCCGCTGAGATCGCCCAGCGCGACGAGGAGCGGCGCGGAGGCGGCTGAGCGAGCGGGATTCACGTGGTGGCGAGGCAGGGGTACGGTTGCAGTCGTTTCGCACGCACGTGCTGTCTCTGCAGAATGCGCCCGATGTCGCCTCCCCTCGCGTCGTGGATCGTGGTCGCCGTCGCGTTGATCGTGGCGGAGACGCTTGTGGTGTACCTGCTGCGCCGGATCGCGCCGGAGATCTGCCTGGGAGCGGTCTATCTGGTGGGTGTCCTGGTGGTCTCGAGCGTGTGGGGGCTGGCGCTGGGCGTGGTGACCGCGGTGCTCAGCGCCGCCGCTTTTGGCTTCTATTACGTCGTGCCTGCCTTGTATTTCGTTGCCTCCGATCCGCGGGGCCCGGTGGCGCTCACGATCGTGCTCGCCGTCGCGGTGGTGCTCTGCTCGGTCGCGGCGCCGGCTCGGTTGCGGTCGACCGGGGCCGATAAGCGCCGCGGGGAGGCCGACCTCGCCGCGATGATGGCTCGCCTGCTGCTGCGCACGGACGACTTGCGCTGCGCGCTGCGGGGCGGCTCAGGGCGTCTGGGGCGGGCGTTAACGCTGTCGGCTGCGGCGATCGAGCTGGAGGCGGTCGCCGGCGAGGAGCTGCGCGCGGCGTTCCCACTGCGCGACGGCGGCACGCTGCTGGTTCCCGCCGACCTGCCGCAGACGACGGAGCGGCGCGTGCGGGAGCGGGTGGTGGCGTCGGTCGAGGCGCTTTTGCGTGTGGCGCGCGATCGCGAGGGGATGGCGAGCGTCGTTGAGCGGTGAGCAGTTGCGTGTGCTGGCCGAGGAGCAGGCGGCGTTGCGCCGGGTCGCGACGCTGGTGGCGCGTGGGGCGCCGCCGGAGGAGCTGTTCGCGGCGGTCATCGAGGAGGTCGGGCGGCTGCTCGGCACGCACCTCGCCGGGATGGCCCGTTACGAGAGCGATGACACGCTGACTGTCTTGGCCACCTGGGCCGCCGAAGGCGAGCACCCATTGGTTCGGGGTCCGTGGCCGCTCGAAGGGGGCGATCTGGCATCGACGATCTGGAGGACGGGCCGACCCGTCCGGATAGACGACTACCACGGCGTTCCCGGGCGCATCGCCGCGTTCGTTCGAGAAGAGCTCGGGATCGGCGCCTCGGTCGGCAGCCCGATCGTCGTCGAGGGGCGGTTGTGGGGCGCTCTGTTCGTCCACTCGAAGCAGACCCACCAGCCGCTCCCCCGGGACACCGAATCGCGTCTCACGGGCTTCACGGAGCTCGTCGCCACGGCGATCGCGACCGCCGAGAGCCGCGCCGAGCTGATGGCCTCGCGGGCGCGGGTCGTCGCCGCCGCCGATGAGACGCGGAGGCGGATCGAGCGTGATCTGCACGACGGCACCCAGCAGCGGCTCGTCTCGCTCGGGTTGGAGGTGCGCGCGGCGCAGGCGACGGTGCCGCCGCAGCTCGGCGAGCTCCAGGGC of Actinomycetes bacterium contains these proteins:
- a CDS encoding DUF4118 domain-containing protein; this translates as MSPPLASWIVVAVALIVAETLVVYLLRRIAPEICLGAVYLVGVLVVSSVWGLALGVVTAVLSAAAFGFYYVVPALYFVASDPRGPVALTIVLAVAVVLCSVAAPARLRSTGADKRRGEADLAAMMARLLLRTDDLRCALRGGSGRLGRALTLSAAAIELEAVAGEELRAAFPLRDGGTLLVPADLPQTTERRVRERVVASVEALLRVARDREGMASVVER
- a CDS encoding GAF domain-containing protein, with translation MSGEQLRVLAEEQAALRRVATLVARGAPPEELFAAVIEEVGRLLGTHLAGMARYESDDTLTVLATWAAEGEHPLVRGPWPLEGGDLASTIWRTGRPVRIDDYHGVPGRIAAFVREELGIGASVGSPIVVEGRLWGALFVHSKQTHQPLPRDTESRLTGFTELVATAIATAESRAELMASRARVVAAADETRRRIERDLHDGTQQRLVSLGLEVRAAQATVPPQLGELQGALSRVAEELASVFDELREISHGIHPAILSEGGLEPALSALRRRSAVPVELDLHAERRLPEPVEVAAYYVVSEALTNAAKHAHASVVNVELDTHDAILRLAIRDDGIGGADPGQGSGLLGLSDRIEALGGTLEVTSPAGKGT